A region of Paraburkholderia sp. BL23I1N1 DNA encodes the following proteins:
- a CDS encoding PRC-barrel domain-containing protein: MKAKWALVFLAASAFGAVCQSASAQVAGTQTIGATVEESQLIVEGWSTTKSLLGKSIYNDSGEKVGVLHDIIIAPDNAASFAIVAAHQFLGVSQHDVALPMSQLDYVNGKLVWAGATREAVKSIPAFQYAKVRSIPVARKNYGQH; encoded by the coding sequence ATGAAGGCAAAGTGGGCACTTGTATTTCTGGCCGCGTCGGCGTTTGGTGCGGTGTGCCAGTCGGCAAGCGCACAGGTCGCAGGCACGCAGACTATCGGCGCCACCGTGGAGGAGTCCCAGCTCATCGTCGAGGGCTGGAGCACCACGAAGAGCCTGCTGGGCAAGAGCATTTATAACGACAGTGGCGAGAAAGTCGGGGTGCTCCACGACATCATCATCGCGCCGGATAACGCCGCGTCGTTCGCGATCGTGGCGGCGCATCAGTTTCTGGGCGTGTCCCAGCACGACGTGGCGCTTCCGATGTCGCAACTGGACTACGTGAACGGCAAGCTCGTGTGGGCGGGCGCCACGCGCGAGGCGGTGAAGTCGATTCCGGCTTTCCAGTATGCGAAGGTCCGGAGCATTCCCGTGGCGCGCAAGAATTACGGTCAGCACTGA
- a CDS encoding sensor histidine kinase, which yields MKNCRRAPSAVCPDVGVVSTLGAVIALAVFGVAALTSLDITAAVFYGVVVLLVASAGNRPATIIAAWGCVALTLLGFAISHNGAYTSGALARCAVSLLAIAITSILALRNLAATTLLHEQVELLKLAQDALARSTAELAHATRITLLGELAASVAHEVTQPIAAIVTCGGAALRWLNRPAPEIDEAAQSVTQMIRDAKRADEVIQRIRSMAKKRDSLPVAVELNAIVGESIELVRFELERHRIELNIDLAMPPPTACCDRVQLQQVLINLIMNSIQAMADVTGPRKLRIATRPFEGAHVQVIVQDSGTGISEENGGRLFNTFFTTKAEGMGMGLSICRSIVEAHGGRIWAESPAAGGAVLQFILPVGEGRCHEQ from the coding sequence ATGAAAAATTGCCGACGCGCTCCCTCCGCGGTGTGCCCTGACGTTGGCGTCGTGTCGACGCTCGGCGCCGTGATCGCGCTCGCCGTGTTCGGGGTTGCCGCGCTGACTTCCCTTGATATTACGGCAGCTGTGTTCTATGGGGTGGTGGTGCTGCTGGTCGCCTCGGCCGGCAACCGGCCGGCCACGATCATCGCCGCGTGGGGCTGTGTGGCGTTGACGTTGCTCGGCTTCGCGATTTCGCACAATGGCGCTTATACCAGCGGCGCGCTTGCGCGGTGCGCGGTGAGCCTGCTGGCGATCGCCATCACGTCGATTCTGGCATTGCGAAACCTGGCCGCGACGACGCTGCTGCACGAACAGGTCGAACTGCTCAAGCTCGCTCAGGACGCGCTCGCGCGCTCGACCGCGGAACTCGCTCACGCCACGCGCATCACCCTGCTCGGCGAGCTGGCGGCTTCGGTTGCGCACGAGGTGACGCAGCCGATCGCGGCCATCGTGACGTGCGGCGGTGCCGCGTTGCGCTGGCTGAACCGTCCTGCACCGGAGATCGACGAAGCGGCGCAATCCGTCACACAGATGATTCGCGACGCGAAGCGCGCGGACGAAGTCATCCAGCGAATCCGTTCGATGGCCAAAAAGCGCGACAGTCTCCCGGTTGCGGTCGAGCTGAATGCGATCGTCGGCGAATCGATCGAACTGGTGCGGTTCGAACTCGAGCGCCACCGCATCGAACTGAACATTGACCTCGCGATGCCCCCGCCCACGGCGTGCTGCGATCGAGTGCAACTGCAGCAGGTCCTGATCAACCTGATCATGAACAGTATCCAGGCCATGGCCGACGTGACCGGGCCGCGCAAGCTCCGGATCGCCACGCGCCCGTTCGAAGGCGCGCATGTCCAGGTGATCGTGCAGGATTCGGGCACGGGAATCAGCGAGGAAAACGGCGGCCGTTTGTTCAATACTTTTTTTACGACCAAGGCCGAGGGCATGGGTATGGGGTTGTCGATCTGCCGTTCGATCGTCGAGGCACACGGTGGCCGTATCTGGGCCGAATCGCCTGCGGCGGGCGGCGCGGTGCTGCAGTTCATCCTGCCCGTCGGCGAAGGGAGATGTCATGAGCAGTGA
- a CDS encoding response regulator transcription factor produces the protein MSSDVRSDADGNAGHSMVYVVDDDESMREAVSTLLRSVGLGVETFGSAQEFLAYDMPDVPSCLILDVRLKGQSGLAVQEQIAASQLGLPIVFMTAHGDIAMTVKAMKAGAKDFLAKPFRDQDMLDAVAHALTSDEERREANRSVADLRRCYESLTAREREVMAFVAAGLMNKQIAGEMNLSEITVKIHRGQAMRKMGARSLADFVLKAEALGVKPPQGMTAPPRNSRS, from the coding sequence ATGAGCAGTGATGTGCGTAGCGATGCCGACGGCAACGCGGGCCATTCCATGGTCTATGTCGTGGACGACGACGAGTCGATGCGCGAGGCCGTCAGCACGTTGCTGCGTTCGGTCGGGCTCGGTGTCGAAACCTTCGGCTCCGCGCAAGAATTCCTCGCTTACGACATGCCGGACGTGCCGAGCTGTCTGATCCTCGACGTTCGCCTCAAAGGTCAAAGCGGGCTCGCGGTGCAGGAACAGATCGCGGCAAGTCAACTCGGTTTGCCGATCGTCTTCATGACGGCGCATGGCGATATCGCGATGACGGTCAAAGCCATGAAGGCCGGCGCAAAGGATTTTCTGGCCAAGCCGTTTCGTGACCAGGACATGCTGGACGCGGTCGCACATGCATTGACGAGCGACGAGGAACGGCGCGAAGCCAATCGGTCCGTCGCGGACCTGCGGCGCTGCTATGAATCGTTGACCGCGCGCGAGCGCGAAGTGATGGCGTTTGTCGCGGCCGGACTGATGAACAAGCAGATTGCGGGTGAAATGAATCTGAGCGAAATCACCGTGAAGATTCATCGCGGCCAGGCGATGCGCAAGATGGGCGCACGCTCGCTGGCCGACTTCGTGCTGAAGGCGGAGGCGCTTGGCGTCAAGCCGCCGCAAGGCATGACGGCGCCGCCGCGCAACTCGCGTAGCTGA
- a CDS encoding helix-turn-helix domain-containing protein has protein sequence MISSLTLPAAHVVQRSRGSPIAVEQQWRTPGDDQGDAWQRSNILVSRWTRNDTQPLEVVNPGSAALHCIAMNLKCTSLTFVHAGSTLVRGRVTAGAVQITAPEVPCSAVFESPGDVLHLFVSQQVLGECFEDLFGHPHAGDIRIDDPKLVRDPALERLAQALAVSQSDDAALGKVFTDSVSLAIVSRVIARHFTIAERQTREVSALPSWRLSRAIEYVDAHLSESIGLADIARSAGLTRMHFASQFRRATGMRPHEYLLRRRIEHAQHLLAGSRYKVLDVALSCGFRSQAHFTTVFKRLVGETPFCWRRKANVDG, from the coding sequence ATGATCAGTTCGTTGACGTTGCCCGCTGCGCACGTCGTTCAGAGAAGCCGGGGCAGCCCGATCGCTGTGGAGCAGCAATGGCGCACACCCGGCGACGATCAGGGCGATGCGTGGCAGCGCAGCAATATCCTCGTGTCGCGCTGGACCCGTAACGATACCCAGCCGCTGGAGGTCGTCAATCCGGGCAGCGCCGCGCTTCATTGCATCGCCATGAACCTGAAGTGCACCTCGCTCACGTTCGTTCACGCCGGCAGCACACTCGTGCGCGGCCGGGTAACGGCGGGCGCGGTGCAGATCACCGCGCCGGAGGTGCCGTGCAGCGCCGTGTTCGAATCGCCGGGCGACGTCCTGCATCTTTTCGTCTCGCAGCAGGTGCTAGGCGAATGCTTCGAAGACCTGTTCGGCCACCCGCATGCGGGCGATATCCGTATCGACGATCCGAAGCTCGTGCGCGACCCTGCGCTCGAACGTCTCGCGCAGGCGCTGGCCGTCTCGCAGTCCGACGACGCCGCGCTCGGCAAGGTCTTCACCGACAGCGTCAGTCTCGCCATCGTATCGCGCGTGATCGCACGTCACTTCACGATTGCGGAACGGCAAACCCGCGAAGTGAGTGCCTTGCCGTCATGGCGGCTCAGCCGTGCAATCGAGTATGTCGACGCGCATCTGTCCGAGTCGATCGGGCTTGCGGATATTGCCCGCAGCGCGGGGCTGACCCGCATGCATTTCGCTTCGCAGTTCCGTCGCGCGACCGGCATGCGTCCGCACGAATACCTGTTGCGGCGCCGGATCGAGCACGCACAGCATCTTCTCGCCGGGTCGAGATACAAGGTGCTCGACGTTGCGCTGAGCTGCGGTTTCCGATCGCAGGCTCACTTTACGACGGTGTTCAAACGCCTCGTCGGAGAGACGCCTTTTTGCTGGAGAAGGAAAGCGAATGTCGATGGCTAA
- a CDS encoding DUF3331 domain-containing protein, with translation MLANANFTDPWMQTLGLLSVLSGDTDAGAGVNELAAEVARNGRKNCALPVMGQRFEVQVHVIDRPSQSTATVIWRDPTRCSYGDQVWHASRARVSGVCAMSGRAIQPGDAIYKPRPCRPAPLNTGAMILRTVLDKAVAL, from the coding sequence ATGCTGGCGAATGCGAATTTCACCGATCCGTGGATGCAAACCCTTGGTTTGCTGTCCGTCCTATCCGGTGACACGGACGCCGGCGCCGGCGTCAACGAACTGGCCGCGGAAGTTGCCCGGAACGGCCGCAAGAACTGCGCGCTGCCGGTCATGGGGCAACGATTTGAAGTCCAGGTCCATGTGATCGACCGGCCGTCGCAGTCGACCGCGACGGTCATATGGCGCGACCCGACCCGTTGCTCCTATGGCGATCAGGTCTGGCACGCAAGCCGCGCGCGCGTGAGCGGCGTGTGCGCCATGAGCGGACGCGCGATCCAGCCGGGCGACGCGATCTACAAGCCCCGTCCTTGCCGTCCCGCGCCGCTCAACACGGGTGCGATGATTCTGCGCACCGTGCTCGATAAAGCCGTCGCGCTTTGA
- a CDS encoding cytochrome d ubiquinol oxidase subunit II yields MDHSIHTTLALTWFGLIGLMLVFYVVTDGFDLGIGILSLLRSRREDHDVMVQTIGHVWDANETWLVVLGGALFGAFPDAYALLLQDLYLPVMALIAGLIMRGAAIEFRHSVTHGLLWDKAFGIGSLIAAIAQGVVLGKVITGLLPGELRGVFVAVSAVGVVAGYSLLGSTYLVNKTVGPLEHWARRLALLSAFITAAAATLLTAATWFISAVGRDRWTQPGVFHLLIGLGAAAAFAFATVIGSLTMGRSRAPFRASVAMFAVSFIGLAVSLFPDFIPGKLRIVEAASDSSTLVFMLIGIGLIFPVMIGYNLYQYYIFRGKVVAGSHAAE; encoded by the coding sequence ATGGACCACTCGATTCACACCACGCTGGCACTCACCTGGTTCGGCCTCATCGGCCTGATGCTGGTGTTCTATGTCGTCACCGACGGCTTCGACCTCGGCATCGGCATACTCAGCCTGCTACGCAGCCGCCGAGAAGATCACGACGTGATGGTGCAGACAATCGGCCACGTCTGGGACGCCAACGAGACGTGGCTGGTCGTGCTCGGCGGCGCGCTGTTCGGGGCGTTCCCCGACGCGTATGCGCTGCTTCTGCAGGATCTGTATCTGCCGGTCATGGCGCTGATCGCGGGTCTGATCATGCGCGGCGCCGCGATCGAATTCCGCCATAGCGTAACGCACGGGCTCCTGTGGGACAAGGCGTTCGGCATCGGCAGTCTGATTGCCGCCATCGCCCAGGGCGTGGTGCTCGGCAAGGTCATCACGGGCCTGTTGCCGGGCGAACTGCGCGGTGTGTTCGTCGCCGTTTCGGCGGTGGGCGTGGTGGCCGGCTATTCACTGCTCGGCTCGACCTATCTCGTCAACAAGACCGTTGGGCCGCTCGAACACTGGGCGCGCCGTTTGGCGCTGCTGAGCGCCTTCATCACAGCCGCCGCGGCCACGCTGCTGACCGCCGCGACGTGGTTCATCAGCGCCGTCGGCCGCGACCGCTGGACCCAGCCTGGTGTGTTTCATCTGCTGATCGGGCTCGGTGCGGCCGCGGCGTTCGCCTTCGCGACCGTCATCGGTTCATTGACCATGGGAAGATCGCGCGCGCCGTTCCGCGCATCGGTCGCCATGTTCGCCGTGTCGTTTATTGGCCTTGCAGTCAGCCTGTTTCCCGACTTCATTCCGGGCAAGCTCCGCATCGTCGAAGCGGCGTCCGATTCGTCGACACTCGTGTTCATGCTGATCGGGATCGGGCTCATCTTTCCGGTGATGATCGGCTACAACCTCTACCAGTACTACATTTTCCGCGGCAAGGTCGTGGCCGGTTCACACGCGGCCGAGTGA
- a CDS encoding cytochrome ubiquinol oxidase subunit I → MHLIGVLDLSRGQFAMTALFHIMWPILTISLSAFLVLIEVLWLRTGNLAYYRHARFWSKLLALNFAVGVVSGIPMEFQFGTNWAGFSRFSGQFFGNILGFEGAMAFMLEAGFIGVMLLGWGRVPRGVHLFATSMVALGSSISAFWIMVANSWMQTPAGIAVENGKIVVTDYAAAIFNPDMVWGVTHMWAAAIETGMFVIAGISAWNLFKRRHPEFFAHSFRIALLVLVFVAPIQIWLGDSSGGSVFKTQPAKGAAIEGNWITNKPGTGASWSLLAWPNQKAQRNDWSIEVPGMLSILSTHTLHGQVKGLTDFPPADQPPTIPLLYYAFRVMAGIGFAFMALAFWTAYVLRKTRGNLEALLAQRKLLLAWVLCIPLPYAAVEAGWIVREVGRQPWVVYGLLRTKDAASSVAPASVTLSMVMFFAFYVVLLLTFFVLARHWLRTGPDLTLTPPTPAEAETAAAVTGY, encoded by the coding sequence ATGCATCTCATTGGCGTACTCGATCTGTCACGCGGCCAGTTCGCAATGACAGCCCTTTTTCACATCATGTGGCCGATTCTGACCATCAGTCTTTCGGCCTTCCTCGTGCTGATCGAAGTGCTATGGCTGCGCACCGGCAACCTCGCCTATTACCGGCATGCGCGCTTCTGGAGCAAGCTGCTGGCGCTGAACTTCGCGGTGGGCGTGGTCAGCGGCATCCCGATGGAGTTCCAGTTCGGCACCAACTGGGCCGGCTTTTCGCGTTTCAGCGGACAGTTCTTCGGCAACATCCTCGGCTTCGAAGGGGCGATGGCCTTCATGCTGGAGGCGGGATTCATCGGTGTGATGCTGCTCGGCTGGGGACGCGTGCCGCGCGGCGTGCATCTCTTCGCCACCTCGATGGTCGCGCTGGGTTCGAGCATCTCCGCGTTCTGGATCATGGTCGCCAATTCGTGGATGCAGACGCCGGCGGGCATTGCGGTCGAAAACGGCAAGATCGTCGTGACCGACTACGCAGCCGCGATCTTCAATCCGGATATGGTCTGGGGCGTCACGCACATGTGGGCGGCGGCGATCGAAACCGGCATGTTCGTGATCGCCGGCATTTCCGCGTGGAACCTGTTCAAACGCCGCCATCCGGAATTTTTCGCCCACTCATTCAGGATCGCGCTACTGGTGCTCGTATTCGTCGCGCCAATCCAGATCTGGCTCGGCGATTCGAGCGGCGGCAGCGTATTCAAAACGCAGCCGGCAAAGGGCGCGGCGATCGAAGGGAACTGGATCACGAACAAGCCAGGCACCGGTGCGTCATGGTCGCTGCTCGCGTGGCCGAACCAGAAGGCGCAGCGCAACGACTGGTCGATTGAAGTGCCGGGCATGCTCAGCATTCTCAGCACCCATACGCTGCACGGCCAGGTCAAGGGCCTCACTGACTTCCCGCCCGCCGACCAGCCGCCGACGATTCCTCTGCTGTACTACGCGTTCCGTGTGATGGCGGGCATTGGCTTCGCTTTCATGGCACTGGCGTTCTGGACGGCGTACGTCTTGCGCAAGACGCGCGGCAACCTCGAGGCGCTGCTCGCTCAACGCAAGCTGCTGCTCGCATGGGTACTGTGCATTCCCCTGCCCTATGCGGCGGTCGAGGCCGGCTGGATCGTGCGCGAAGTCGGCCGCCAGCCCTGGGTCGTCTACGGGCTGCTGCGCACGAAAGACGCTGCGTCGAGCGTGGCGCCAGCGTCGGTCACGTTGAGCATGGTGATGTTCTTTGCCTTCTACGTGGTGCTGCTGCTCACCTTCTTCGTGCTCGCGCGCCACTGGCTGCGCACCGGTCCCGATCTCACGTTGACGCCGCCCACGCCAGCCGAAGCTGAAACAGCGGCGGCCGTCACCGGGTACTAA